One genomic window of Luteitalea pratensis includes the following:
- a CDS encoding transglutaminase-like domain-containing protein: MTLSPGMQAASGEHVDLQATPPPITSHSGDPSTQVQGMEVPHAAMRRTVSAWLALDVVGQADLLISLAVASGSYTVDEQLVITHDGQPLAAEEAPMRHGARVHRCRAGSGRIEVRYDATITGRDGPQAVPPADLVEYLRPSRYAECDKLMAFAMDLFGGLQGTDCLRAIEAWVNSRIAYVSGSSDHTDGAVDTLLTRCGVCRDYAHLVIGLLRALAVPARLVACYAPGLSPMDFHAVVEACVDGQWHVLDATRLAPRVTMLRISTGRDAADTAFLSSYGGTVTVVGMEVTATSDGDLPYDDGSLVSMG; the protein is encoded by the coding sequence ATGACGCTCTCGCCCGGAATGCAGGCCGCCTCGGGCGAACACGTCGACCTTCAGGCAACACCACCGCCCATCACCAGCCATTCCGGTGATCCTTCCACGCAGGTCCAGGGGATGGAGGTGCCACACGCGGCCATGCGCCGGACGGTCTCGGCATGGCTGGCCCTGGACGTCGTGGGGCAGGCGGATCTGTTGATCAGCCTCGCCGTCGCGTCCGGCTCGTACACCGTCGACGAGCAGTTGGTCATCACGCATGACGGCCAGCCGCTCGCTGCCGAGGAAGCGCCGATGCGGCATGGCGCGCGCGTGCACCGTTGCCGAGCCGGATCGGGCCGGATCGAGGTGCGCTACGACGCGACGATCACCGGCCGCGACGGGCCGCAAGCCGTGCCGCCCGCCGACCTCGTCGAATACCTGCGCCCGAGCCGCTATGCCGAGTGCGACAAGCTCATGGCCTTCGCCATGGATCTGTTCGGCGGATTGCAGGGCACCGACTGCCTGCGGGCCATCGAGGCCTGGGTCAACTCGCGCATCGCGTACGTGTCGGGGTCGAGCGACCACACCGACGGCGCGGTGGATACCCTGCTGACGCGGTGCGGCGTCTGCCGCGACTATGCCCACCTCGTCATCGGCCTCCTGCGGGCGCTGGCTGTACCGGCACGCCTGGTGGCTTGCTACGCTCCGGGCCTGTCGCCGATGGACTTCCACGCCGTTGTCGAAGCGTGCGTGGACGGGCAGTGGCACGTCCTGGACGCCACCCGCCTGGCGCCACGGGTGACGATGCTCCGGATCTCGACGGGCCGCGATGCCGCCGACACAGCATTCCTCTCGTCCTACGGCGGCACCGTCACCGTTGTCGGCATGGAGGTGACGGCCACCAGCGACGGCGACCTGCCCTACGACGATGGCTCGCTGGTCTCGATGGGCTGA
- a CDS encoding TPR end-of-group domain-containing protein, translating into MRIEQLKAVKDENNRNVVDIAALYARLGEPEEAFQYLERAYGMRAQSVAASRTDVRFDSVRGDPRFADLLRRIGLPPLN; encoded by the coding sequence GTGCGCATTGAGCAACTGAAGGCAGTCAAGGATGAGAACAACCGGAACGTCGTCGACATCGCGGCCCTGTACGCTCGTCTCGGCGAGCCCGAGGAGGCGTTCCAGTATCTCGAGCGGGCATACGGCATGCGCGCCCAATCGGTCGCCGCAAGCAGGACCGACGTGCGCTTCGACAGCGTGCGCGGCGACCCCCGATTCGCCGATCTCCTGCGGCGGATCGGGCTGCCGCCGTTGAATTAG
- a CDS encoding tetratricopeptide repeat protein has protein sequence MKALSLDPELVEVHSALGALLWTDWDFSGAEKAYTRAIELNPNYADARHMYAHLLLELGRIDEALRECQAYLALDPVSDAPMIHIVGHHAWAREYDDAIAWGVKLRQLHPDAVGWNLCEAYYGKGEARGGRGMHPQAGRWCSDTNAGRRPQVGVRTRRHRWPVPRAH, from the coding sequence ATGAAGGCGCTGTCCCTGGACCCGGAACTGGTTGAAGTCCACTCAGCGCTGGGGGCCCTGCTGTGGACGGACTGGGACTTCTCCGGTGCCGAGAAGGCGTATACCCGAGCAATCGAGCTGAATCCCAACTACGCGGATGCGCGTCACATGTACGCGCACCTGCTGCTGGAGCTCGGGCGTATCGACGAAGCACTCAGGGAATGTCAGGCGTATCTGGCGCTCGACCCGGTGTCCGACGCCCCCATGATTCATATCGTCGGCCACCATGCCTGGGCTCGCGAGTACGACGACGCGATCGCATGGGGCGTCAAACTACGCCAGCTCCACCCGGACGCGGTCGGGTGGAATCTCTGCGAGGCGTATTACGGCAAGGGGGAAGCACGAGGAGGCCGCGGAATGCATCCTCAAGCGGGACGCTGGTGTTCTGACACCAACGCAGGCCGGCGACCTCAGGTCGGCGTTCGCACGCGCCGGCATCGATGGCCTGTTCCGCGTGCGCATTGA
- a CDS encoding tetratricopeptide repeat protein, with protein MPSTRSTVQSAKQAIAFFEEAVKRDPDYALAYAGLADAYLTDASVGAARTALEPGGQPDEAGSGAPRPRGGDEGAVPGPGTG; from the coding sequence ATGCCCTCGACGAGATCTACCGTCCAGAGCGCGAAGCAAGCTATCGCCTTCTTCGAGGAGGCGGTCAAGCGCGACCCCGACTACGCGCTGGCGTACGCGGGCCTCGCGGATGCCTATCTGACCGACGCCTCGGTCGGCGCGGCACGGACCGCTTTGGAACCGGGGGGCCAGCCTGACGAGGCAGGAAGCGGAGCGCCGAGGCCGCGCGGCGGCGATGAAGGCGCTGTCCCTGGACCCGGAACTGGTTGA
- a CDS encoding winged helix-turn-helix domain-containing protein codes for MATQHILSVDATLDLERGCLLRAGRPVHLRRQTYEVLRYLAQRRGHVVDKERFIEDIWQGRAVTDGSLAKCVEELREAVGEDAARLIRTVRGRGYILDTIDPPCDDNATSATAVIDDATLSAAAPFDTDKDHSTERAVDEATMGLAGSTVDAPARAGALRRRRGVVAAITCAAALLVTSWFVSSGLGRDTAPQAVTSLAVLPFANGTDDPGIDYVADGITASVIHRLSRLTGLRVISHTAVLHVRKRGGDTQAIARDLGVGSVLTGRLVKRDTRLALALELLDARDNRHLWGHRYEVDLREVATMEQAIPVDLVEYLRLTLSASSRQQLARTYTDNADAHQLYLKGRYAWEKWTVQGSKQAVAYFEEAIKRDPEYALAYAGLADAYLFGLEAGAGLPRKEAQSRGRAAAMKALYLDPQLAEAHAALGLLLMIDWDFPAAEKALSRALELNPNYAEAHHLYSHLLLSLGRIDESLRESRTFQALDPVSESPIGHLAWHYLWARQYDDSIAWSLKDRQIYPDAPQPTLCDAYYAKGMHKEVADCFYTEHARRLTPAENGDLKSAFARSGLDGLFRVRITQLKAVADDERDDVDIAALHSRLGEVEQAFLHLERAYTLRSSGMSALRADVRFDNVRGDPRFADLLRRIGLPPLN; via the coding sequence TTGGCGACCCAGCACATCCTCTCCGTTGACGCCACGCTCGATCTGGAGCGCGGCTGCCTTCTGCGCGCTGGCCGGCCCGTGCACCTTCGGAGGCAAACCTACGAAGTGCTCCGGTACCTGGCCCAGCGCCGCGGTCACGTCGTGGACAAGGAACGCTTCATCGAGGACATTTGGCAGGGCCGCGCGGTCACCGACGGCTCGCTGGCCAAGTGCGTCGAGGAACTGCGCGAAGCCGTGGGCGAGGACGCCGCGCGCCTCATTCGGACCGTTCGCGGGCGCGGCTACATCCTCGACACCATAGACCCTCCGTGCGATGACAACGCGACGTCGGCAACTGCGGTCATCGACGACGCCACACTGTCGGCGGCGGCTCCCTTCGACACTGACAAGGACCACAGCACGGAGCGGGCGGTCGATGAAGCGACGATGGGGCTGGCGGGTTCAACAGTCGACGCTCCCGCGAGGGCCGGTGCGCTGAGACGCCGCAGGGGAGTCGTCGCCGCCATCACGTGCGCTGCCGCGCTCCTCGTCACGTCGTGGTTCGTGTCGAGCGGCCTCGGTCGCGATACCGCTCCCCAGGCAGTGACATCGCTTGCCGTCCTCCCTTTTGCCAACGGGACCGACGATCCTGGCATCGATTACGTCGCGGATGGCATCACCGCCAGCGTGATCCACCGACTGTCCCGTCTGACCGGTCTAAGAGTCATCTCGCACACCGCCGTGCTGCACGTCAGGAAGCGCGGGGGTGACACACAAGCGATCGCGCGAGATCTTGGCGTCGGATCTGTGCTCACCGGCCGCCTCGTGAAGCGGGACACCAGGCTGGCGCTCGCGCTGGAGCTACTCGATGCGCGAGACAACCGGCATCTCTGGGGCCACCGGTACGAGGTCGACCTGCGTGAAGTAGCGACGATGGAGCAGGCGATCCCCGTCGATCTCGTCGAGTACCTTCGACTGACGTTGAGTGCCTCATCAAGGCAGCAACTGGCGCGCACGTACACGGACAACGCGGACGCGCACCAGTTGTATCTGAAGGGTCGGTACGCGTGGGAGAAATGGACAGTCCAGGGCTCGAAGCAGGCCGTTGCCTACTTCGAAGAGGCGATCAAGCGCGACCCGGAGTACGCGCTGGCGTACGCGGGCCTGGCCGATGCCTACCTGTTCGGGCTCGAGGCCGGAGCGGGCCTGCCGAGGAAAGAAGCGCAAAGCCGAGGCAGGGCCGCGGCGATGAAGGCTCTGTACCTGGACCCGCAACTGGCCGAAGCCCACGCAGCGCTGGGGTTGCTGCTGATGATCGACTGGGACTTTCCCGCCGCTGAAAAGGCGCTTTCGCGAGCACTCGAGCTGAATCCCAACTACGCAGAAGCGCATCACCTGTACTCGCACCTGCTGCTTTCACTCGGGCGCATCGACGAATCGCTTAGGGAGAGTCGAACGTTTCAGGCGCTCGACCCGGTATCGGAATCACCCATCGGTCATCTCGCCTGGCACTATCTTTGGGCCCGCCAGTATGACGACTCGATCGCGTGGAGCCTCAAGGACCGGCAGATCTACCCGGACGCGCCCCAGCCGACCCTCTGCGACGCGTATTACGCCAAGGGCATGCACAAGGAAGTCGCCGATTGCTTCTACACCGAGCACGCCAGGCGCCTGACACCCGCCGAGAACGGTGACCTGAAATCGGCGTTCGCACGTTCGGGCCTCGACGGTCTTTTTCGCGTGCGCATCACACAGTTGAAAGCCGTCGCGGACGATGAGCGAGACGACGTCGACATTGCGGCCCTCCACTCACGCCTCGGCGAAGTGGAGCAGGCGTTCCTGCATCTCGAACGGGCCTACACCCTGCGCTCGTCAGGGATGTCAGCACTCAGGGCAGACGTGCGCTTCGACAACGTCCGCGGCGACCCGCGATTCGCCGATCTCCTGCGGCGGATCGGGCTGCCGCCGCTGAATTAG
- a CDS encoding vanadium-dependent haloperoxidase, protein MTTRINACVSGKLAVKFLVGILSLSAPAVVRADVVVDWTVIAGNTAGGVNGGARNMAVVSLAMFEAVNAITGDYEPYLGTVSAPDGASPDAAAVAAAYRVLRTYVTAPATVAALDAARAASLAAIPAGQAKDDGIAVGEAAAAAVMTLAASDGSSPAAFFEPLPPATGAWQATPSCPVSAATGLRVGISYQVANMRPLAIPSPRAFRPEPPPAADSYRYYMAQREVMTVGGVASTERPADRTDVARFYNGIGNTFGVRLIAPQLALARGDGLAQNARNFALIAMAVNDAFIASFEAKYHYGLWRPETAIRAGGDDDNGWTAGDTSFMPLITTPCFPSYPSNHASGSSASLEMMRRLYGEAGHDLTLENPALPGVVLHYGALHQILADVSDARVYGGIHFRFDQDAGERLGREVATFVEKAYLRPVHP, encoded by the coding sequence ATGACCACGCGCATCAACGCCTGCGTGTCTGGCAAGTTGGCTGTCAAGTTTCTGGTGGGCATCCTGTCCCTGAGCGCACCGGCTGTGGTCAGGGCCGACGTCGTCGTGGACTGGACCGTCATCGCCGGCAACACGGCCGGGGGGGTGAACGGCGGTGCACGGAACATGGCGGTCGTGTCGCTGGCCATGTTCGAAGCGGTGAACGCCATCACCGGTGATTACGAGCCGTATCTCGGCACGGTCAGTGCGCCGGACGGCGCATCACCCGACGCAGCAGCCGTGGCGGCTGCGTATCGTGTGCTGCGCACGTATGTCACCGCGCCGGCCACCGTCGCGGCCCTGGATGCCGCGCGCGCGGCATCGCTGGCGGCCATCCCCGCTGGGCAGGCCAAGGACGACGGCATCGCGGTCGGCGAAGCCGCTGCCGCGGCTGTCATGACCCTCGCTGCCAGCGACGGATCGTCGCCGGCGGCGTTCTTCGAGCCGCTGCCCCCCGCCACCGGCGCGTGGCAGGCGACGCCGAGCTGCCCGGTCAGCGCGGCGACGGGCCTGCGCGTCGGCATCTCTTACCAGGTCGCGAACATGAGACCGTTGGCCATCCCGAGCCCCCGGGCCTTCCGGCCGGAGCCCCCGCCGGCGGCCGACAGCTACCGCTACTACATGGCCCAGCGCGAGGTGATGACCGTGGGCGGCGTGGCGAGCACCGAGCGGCCCGCCGATCGTACGGATGTCGCGCGGTTCTACAACGGCATCGGCAACACCTTCGGCGTGCGATTGATCGCGCCGCAGCTCGCGCTGGCCCGAGGCGACGGCCTAGCGCAGAACGCGCGCAACTTCGCCCTGATCGCGATGGCCGTCAACGACGCCTTCATCGCCTCGTTCGAGGCCAAGTACCACTACGGCCTGTGGCGGCCGGAAACCGCGATTCGCGCGGGCGGGGACGACGACAATGGGTGGACGGCGGGCGATACGTCGTTCATGCCGCTCATCACGACGCCCTGCTTTCCCAGCTACCCGTCGAACCACGCCAGCGGCAGCAGCGCCAGCCTCGAGATGATGCGGCGGCTGTATGGCGAGGCTGGGCACGATCTGACGCTGGAGAACCCGGCACTCCCGGGCGTGGTGCTGCACTACGGGGCGCTTCACCAGATCCTCGCAGACGTCTCGGACGCGCGCGTCTACGGCGGCATCCATTTCCGCTTCGATCAGGACGCCGGCGAACGTCTTGGCCGCGAAGTGGCGACGTTCGTCGAGAAGGCGTACCTGCGGCCTGTGCACCCGTAA
- a CDS encoding TolB family protein, translating to MRAILTLAAASLVSGLMPGMPGRYVVVPTSVPSEVGLRPCPPSLSLDGAGVAFEAHVSLDPADQNGKPDVYLLERSTNRVMLVSRNPAGNAGRGSSRCPRVSGDGQRVVFESDATDLVEGDPPVTTDVFVLDRSTNVLRRIAAMAGAGPNTSARPALSADGRVMVFDARPVDATPGQRSHVYRVSLDAPGDVQEVGEGYAATVSTDGSVVAFVTSLHPGAPQVIRVIGPNVSRTVGPAAAQLAEGDVFAPALSADGQWIAYVSRPRPTRPGSMDVARAQVYVEHIGDGLRHLVSITAQGREANGVSKLPAIDATGSRVIFESTATNMACDSRDLPSCGADINLLGDIFVWERTTATVARVNVATSELPWLEGAAYPTVSPDGRHIAFLSRQPVSAADGRDTFDLFITRR from the coding sequence ATGCGCGCCATCCTCACCCTCGCTGCCGCCTCGCTCGTCTCCGGGCTGATGCCCGGGATGCCGGGACGCTATGTCGTGGTTCCCACGAGCGTTCCCTCGGAAGTGGGCCTTCGGCCGTGCCCGCCGTCGTTGTCGCTGGATGGCGCAGGCGTAGCCTTCGAGGCGCACGTATCGCTCGATCCCGCAGACCAGAACGGCAAGCCGGACGTGTACCTGCTGGAGCGCTCGACCAACCGGGTGATGCTCGTGTCGCGCAATCCCGCTGGAAATGCAGGCCGAGGCTCGAGCCGGTGTCCACGCGTGTCTGGTGACGGCCAGCGGGTGGTGTTCGAATCGGACGCGACCGACCTGGTCGAGGGCGACCCGCCGGTCACGACCGATGTCTTCGTCCTCGACAGGAGCACGAACGTGCTGCGCCGGATCGCTGCGATGGCCGGCGCTGGCCCGAACACGAGTGCTCGCCCTGCGCTCTCGGCCGATGGCCGGGTCATGGTCTTCGACGCGCGACCGGTGGATGCCACACCCGGCCAGCGGTCGCACGTCTACCGGGTGTCACTGGACGCGCCGGGTGACGTTCAGGAGGTCGGCGAAGGATACGCCGCGACGGTGAGCACGGATGGCAGCGTCGTGGCGTTCGTCACGAGCCTGCACCCTGGCGCGCCTCAGGTCATTCGGGTGATCGGCCCCAACGTGTCTCGAACCGTGGGTCCGGCGGCCGCGCAGCTGGCCGAAGGTGACGTCTTCGCGCCGGCGCTCTCGGCCGATGGGCAATGGATCGCATACGTCTCGAGACCCAGACCGACGCGCCCCGGCAGCATGGACGTCGCGCGAGCGCAGGTGTACGTGGAACACATCGGTGACGGCCTTCGGCACCTGGTAAGCATCACGGCGCAAGGGCGGGAAGCCAACGGCGTCAGCAAGCTGCCCGCGATCGACGCGACGGGCAGCCGGGTGATCTTCGAGTCCACGGCGACGAACATGGCCTGCGACTCGCGCGACCTTCCCAGTTGCGGCGCGGACATCAACCTGCTGGGCGACATCTTCGTGTGGGAGCGGACGACCGCCACCGTCGCGCGCGTCAACGTCGCGACGAGCGAACTCCCCTGGCTGGAGGGCGCCGCCTATCCGACCGTCAGCCCCGATGGCAGGCACATCGCCTTCCTGTCGCGGCAACCCGTCAGCGCCGCCGACGGTCGTGACACGTTCGATCTGTTCATCACGCGGCGATGA
- a CDS encoding winged helix-turn-helix domain-containing protein, with protein MTHEMANPLSEAVVRSPGIEVYAFGPIRVDVARHIVLRDGQPIALAPKTFELLLILVRSGGRALSRQELVAKLWADTFVEEANLSFQISTLRRVLGMGAELWIETVPKVGYRFTPEVTREAPTPATPPPARMLPGEGDETTPAPTLLTPDGISTRRRWMSASEWRKGTRFRALHVLASLCAALAVGLVALGMVYDRERQRSQDLRQLAAETFFQTRELDADLARLRRSGASSNTLVRSSYRLTKLEESYDRYLELIGTYAGKTQAERSVMRMARRLGESELDVSPGFHALAMQYVEEWRADAPLLRAALDRAREGNLLELVYKALDERGLPRELALIPLQESDFDIAWVGARRPRGISKGMWGFIPDLATRYGLALGPLHNAPIYDALDERHDPVRSTDAAVSHLADLYSSPAAASGLLVIAAYNYGPGNVINKLNELPDDPRDRNFWNFYRHKWMSDEALDYVMSVFAAALICEDPALFDIPIERP; from the coding sequence GTGACGCACGAGATGGCCAACCCGTTGTCGGAGGCAGTCGTGCGATCGCCCGGCATAGAGGTGTATGCCTTCGGCCCGATCCGCGTCGACGTCGCGCGCCACATCGTCTTGCGCGACGGGCAACCTATCGCGCTCGCGCCCAAGACCTTCGAGTTACTGCTGATCCTCGTGCGTAGCGGCGGCCGCGCGCTATCGCGGCAGGAACTGGTCGCGAAGTTGTGGGCCGACACATTCGTCGAGGAGGCCAACCTCTCGTTTCAGATCTCGACGCTCCGCCGGGTGCTCGGTATGGGCGCCGAGCTGTGGATCGAAACGGTCCCGAAGGTGGGGTACCGGTTCACGCCGGAGGTGACACGCGAGGCGCCAACACCCGCGACTCCACCCCCTGCCAGGATGCTGCCTGGGGAAGGAGATGAAACCACCCCTGCGCCGACATTGCTGACGCCAGACGGGATCTCGACCCGGCGACGATGGATGTCTGCCAGCGAATGGAGGAAGGGGACTAGATTTCGCGCGCTGCATGTTCTGGCTTCGCTCTGTGCCGCGTTGGCGGTGGGGCTTGTCGCACTGGGGATGGTGTACGACCGCGAGCGACAGCGGAGCCAGGACCTGAGACAACTGGCGGCGGAGACCTTCTTCCAAACGCGCGAATTGGACGCCGATCTTGCCAGACTCCGCCGAAGCGGAGCTTCGTCGAACACCCTTGTGCGTTCCTCGTATCGACTGACGAAGCTCGAGGAGTCGTACGACCGCTATCTGGAGCTCATCGGCACGTATGCAGGGAAGACACAGGCCGAACGGTCGGTCATGCGCATGGCTCGCCGGCTGGGGGAATCGGAACTGGACGTGTCCCCGGGGTTCCATGCGCTTGCGATGCAGTACGTGGAGGAGTGGCGCGCCGATGCGCCACTGCTGCGAGCCGCGCTCGATCGTGCCCGCGAAGGTAATCTGTTGGAGCTGGTGTACAAGGCCCTCGATGAGCGAGGGCTTCCGAGGGAGTTGGCCCTGATTCCACTCCAGGAAAGCGATTTCGACATCGCGTGGGTCGGAGCCCGGAGGCCCCGCGGTATATCCAAGGGCATGTGGGGGTTCATTCCCGATCTCGCGACGAGGTACGGTCTGGCCCTGGGGCCCCTTCACAACGCTCCGATCTACGACGCCCTGGACGAACGGCACGACCCTGTGCGTTCAACCGACGCCGCGGTGAGCCATCTGGCGGATCTCTATTCGAGCCCGGCAGCGGCTTCCGGGCTCCTGGTCATTGCCGCCTACAACTACGGCCCGGGCAACGTCATCAACAAGCTCAACGAACTTCCCGATGATCCGCGTGATCGCAACTTCTGGAATTTCTACAGGCACAAGTGGATGTCCGATGAGGCATTGGACTATGTGATGTCAGTCTTCGCGGCGGCACTCATCTGCGAGGATCCCGCGCTGTTCGACATACCCATCGAACGGCCTTGA
- a CDS encoding LexA family protein has translation MTAKQGQYLAFIHYYTKIHRVSPSEADLRRYFGVTAPVVHQMIVTLHERGFVDREPGRPRSIRLRLTRAQLPDLE, from the coding sequence ATGACGGCGAAGCAGGGGCAGTACCTCGCGTTCATCCACTACTACACCAAGATTCATCGCGTCTCGCCGTCAGAGGCCGACCTGCGACGGTACTTCGGGGTGACAGCGCCCGTGGTGCACCAGATGATCGTCACCCTGCACGAGCGTGGCTTCGTCGACCGTGAGCCGGGGAGGCCCCGATCGATCCGCCTCAGGCTCACGCGCGCGCAGTTGCCCGATCTGGAGTGA
- a CDS encoding antitoxin: protein MRTTVRLDDVLLERLKAQARAEKVSLTRMLNRALKAGLDAGGARKRPRRAYRERVHAMGVPRVALDKALAMAAALEDEEVVRELATRK, encoded by the coding sequence ATGCGGACCACGGTACGCCTCGATGATGTGCTGCTCGAGCGCCTGAAGGCCCAGGCGCGGGCCGAGAAAGTGAGCCTCACGCGCATGCTCAACCGCGCCCTGAAGGCGGGGCTCGATGCAGGAGGCGCGCGCAAGCGACCGCGACGGGCCTATCGGGAGCGGGTGCACGCGATGGGCGTTCCTCGCGTCGCCCTCGACAAGGCGCTGGCGATGGCCGCCGCGCTCGAAGACGAGGAAGTCGTCCGCGAACTCGCGACTCGCAAGTGA
- a CDS encoding type II toxin-antitoxin system VapC family toxin produces the protein MKIVDLNILLYAINAEAAQHQSARQWWERTVNDGEEVIGLPWVVLLGFLRLSTNPRVFPRPLTPDAAAAKVDTWLALDNVRVVREKDEHWEVLKSLLATSGAAGNLTTDAHLAALALTHDAVLVSSDTDFARFRGLRLENALRG, from the coding sequence GTGAAGATCGTCGACCTGAACATCCTGCTCTACGCCATCAACGCCGAGGCGGCCCAGCACCAGAGCGCGCGTCAGTGGTGGGAGCGCACCGTCAACGACGGCGAGGAGGTGATCGGGCTGCCATGGGTGGTCCTGCTCGGCTTCCTGCGACTGTCCACCAATCCCCGCGTGTTCCCGCGCCCGCTCACGCCCGATGCCGCGGCAGCGAAAGTGGACACATGGCTCGCCCTCGACAACGTCCGTGTCGTGCGGGAGAAGGACGAGCACTGGGAAGTCCTGAAATCGCTGCTGGCCACCAGCGGCGCCGCGGGGAATCTCACCACCGATGCGCACCTCGCGGCCCTCGCGCTCACCCATGACGCCGTGCTGGTGTCGAGTGATACGGACTTCGCGCGCTTCAGGGGCCTGAGGCTGGAGAACGCCTTGCGGGGCTGA
- a CDS encoding DUF418 domain-containing protein, with the protein MRGVALFGILLMNITSFGMPFAYSVPHIYGGATGADLWAWIATSMLFEGTQRGLFSLLFGAGVLLLTERIDARGGDASHVFFRRNLWLIVFGIVHGYLLLWTGEILFFYGATAPFVYAFRKATPRTLFAFALGGLLVGAAWNQLDAYNAIKKHTAYQEARAAQAAGATLTRPQTKALKAWPALVDEMNPDADKIRDTLESMRGSYATVVAFQAPTVAHHESWFQYRYFFDVWSLMLIGMALFKLGLLHLGHPRGAYVWMVVLGYGIGLTVNLFEVRHLLTYHFHTLARVQAEVTYDLGRLAMTTGHVGLLMLFCNAGILGWLQRGLAAVGQMALSNYVSHSIVCMLVFRSFGFGLYGHLSRHQLYYVVFAIWAVQLVISPIWLAHCRFGPLEWLWRSLTYGVRQPMRRVARAGHDDPLVAPAG; encoded by the coding sequence ATGCGCGGGGTCGCCCTGTTCGGCATCCTGCTGATGAACATCACGTCCTTCGGCATGCCGTTCGCGTACTCGGTGCCGCACATCTACGGCGGCGCTACCGGTGCCGACCTGTGGGCGTGGATTGCGACGAGCATGTTGTTTGAGGGCACACAGCGCGGGCTCTTCTCGCTGCTGTTCGGCGCCGGCGTCCTCCTGCTCACCGAGCGCATCGACGCCCGGGGTGGCGACGCGTCGCACGTGTTCTTCCGACGCAACCTGTGGCTGATCGTCTTCGGCATCGTGCACGGGTACCTGCTCTTGTGGACCGGCGAGATCCTGTTCTTCTACGGAGCCACCGCGCCGTTCGTCTACGCGTTCCGCAAGGCCACCCCGCGCACGCTGTTCGCCTTCGCCCTCGGCGGATTGCTGGTCGGCGCGGCATGGAACCAGCTCGATGCGTACAACGCGATCAAGAAGCACACGGCCTACCAGGAGGCACGGGCGGCACAGGCCGCTGGGGCGACGTTGACGCGCCCGCAGACCAAGGCCCTCAAGGCCTGGCCGGCACTGGTCGACGAGATGAATCCGGACGCGGACAAGATCCGGGACACGCTCGAGTCGATGCGAGGGTCGTATGCCACCGTCGTCGCGTTCCAGGCGCCGACCGTCGCGCACCACGAGAGCTGGTTTCAGTACAGGTACTTCTTCGATGTCTGGTCGCTGATGCTGATCGGCATGGCGTTGTTCAAGCTCGGGCTGCTGCACCTCGGTCATCCGCGCGGCGCGTACGTGTGGATGGTCGTGCTCGGGTACGGTATAGGCCTGACGGTGAACCTCTTCGAGGTACGACACCTGCTGACGTACCACTTCCATACGCTGGCGCGGGTGCAGGCCGAGGTGACTTACGACCTCGGCCGACTGGCGATGACGACAGGGCACGTGGGCCTGCTGATGCTGTTCTGCAACGCCGGGATCCTCGGCTGGCTGCAGCGGGGCCTGGCCGCCGTGGGCCAGATGGCGCTGAGCAACTACGTCTCGCACTCGATCGTCTGCATGCTGGTCTTCCGGAGCTTCGGATTCGGCCTGTACGGCCACCTGTCGCGCCACCAGCTCTATTACGTCGTGTTCGCGATCTGGGCCGTCCAGCTCGTGATCAGCCCGATCTGGCTCGCGCATTGCCGTTTCGGGCCGCTCGAGTGGCTGTGGCGCTCGCTGACGTACGGGGTACGACAGCCGATGCGGCGCGTGGCCCGGGCTGGTCACGACGACCCGCTGGTCGCCCCGGCGGGCTGA